Proteins encoded in a region of the Rhodothermales bacterium genome:
- the uraH gene encoding hydroxyisourate hydrolase, protein MSIRLFLAALCALLTAPLASSQDLSTHVLDLARGVGGSGVPVMLEVKQGDAWTEIGRAVSAENGRVESFDRTPSAPGAPSAGWYRLTFDMEGYWSSFASEAPEDSAGPALPFFPEIVVVFRLDDPSVHTHVPVVVSPYGYSTYRGN, encoded by the coding sequence ATGTCCATCCGTCTATTCCTCGCTGCCCTCTGCGCCCTCCTCACCGCACCACTCGCGTCCTCGCAAGACCTCTCCACGCACGTGCTCGACCTCGCCCGAGGTGTCGGCGGCAGCGGCGTCCCCGTCATGCTCGAGGTCAAGCAGGGCGATGCCTGGACCGAGATCGGCCGCGCCGTATCGGCCGAAAACGGGCGCGTCGAGTCGTTCGACCGCACGCCGTCGGCGCCCGGCGCGCCTAGCGCGGGGTGGTACCGGCTCACGTTCGACATGGAGGGCTACTGGTCATCCTTCGCGTCCGAGGCCCCGGAGGACTCCGCGGGTCCGGCCCTGCCGTTCTTCCCCGAGATCGTCGTCGTGTTTCGTCTGGACGACCCCTCGGTGCACACCCACGTGCCCGTCGTGGTGAGCCCGTACGGGTACAGCACGTACCGCGGGAACTGA
- a CDS encoding SdiA-regulated domain-containing protein, translated as MKAPLIVFALILSVPFGACQPSDPAASPRTAASPAQTISDAGTSRPAPYRFDQPAAVFTLPPDLREISALTVLDGRHLGAVEDETGTLYLLDVGTGEIAAVMPFGSPGDYEGVELASGRLFVLRSDGTLFEVEGWEGGDTRLRTHATGLGPDCDAEGLGYDAARARLLIACKEDGIGDQKAVYAFDLTRDTFTPEPAFVIDPDAVPGRKKLKPSAVAVHPVTGETVVLSSKRKALVALTPGGTVADVWSIEAAGFEQPEALAFLPNGDLFVASEGDDGPPVLVRFSYEGLAHEGTR; from the coding sequence ATGAAAGCGCCCCTCATCGTGTTCGCGCTGATCCTGTCCGTGCCGTTCGGCGCGTGTCAGCCGAGCGACCCCGCAGCATCGCCGCGCACAGCGGCATCGCCTGCCCAGACCATCTCCGACGCCGGGACCTCGCGCCCCGCGCCCTACCGGTTCGACCAGCCCGCCGCCGTCTTCACCCTGCCCCCCGACCTCCGGGAGATCTCCGCCCTCACCGTGCTCGACGGACGCCACCTCGGCGCGGTCGAAGACGAGACGGGCACGCTCTACCTGCTGGACGTGGGGACGGGCGAGATCGCGGCCGTCATGCCCTTCGGGTCGCCGGGCGACTACGAGGGGGTGGAGCTGGCTTCGGGCCGCCTCTTCGTCCTCCGCTCCGACGGCACGCTCTTCGAGGTCGAGGGGTGGGAGGGAGGCGACACCCGGCTCCGCACGCACGCCACCGGCCTCGGGCCGGACTGCGACGCTGAGGGGCTGGGCTACGACGCGGCCCGTGCTCGTCTCCTCATCGCCTGCAAGGAAGACGGTATCGGTGACCAGAAAGCGGTCTACGCCTTCGACCTCACGAGAGACACGTTCACGCCCGAACCGGCCTTCGTGATCGACCCTGACGCCGTGCCCGGCAGGAAGAAACTGAAGCCGTCCGCCGTGGCCGTCCACCCCGTCACGGGTGAGACCGTCGTGCTCTCCTCGAAGCGGAAGGCGCTCGTCGCTCTCACACCCGGCGGCACCGTGGCGGACGTCTGGAGCATCGAGGCCGCCGGGTTCGAGCAGCCCGAGGCGCTCGCGTTCCTCCCGAACGGCGACCTCTTCGTCGCCAGCGAGGGGGACGACGGGCCGCCCGTGCTGGTGCGGTTCTCGTACGAGGGTCTCGCCCACGAGGGAACCCGATGA
- a CDS encoding phosphatase PAP2 family protein → MLLALVVLGAGAYGFAHLAEVVTEGDAQTVDERLLLLFRHADDLADPIGGVAVEEAVRDLTALGGVLLTSLVTLLAVGYFLLDGRPRAAGFLVASVLSGVAVTFALKSGFDRPRPDLVAHQMEALSASFPSGHSATAAVVYLTLGALLARALPRRRLKVYVVATAVVVTLAIGISRIYLGVHWPTDVLAGWTIGAAWALAAWLVERYFRRRGWIERGSTLV, encoded by the coding sequence TTGCTCCTAGCCCTTGTCGTGCTCGGAGCCGGGGCCTACGGCTTCGCCCACCTCGCCGAGGTCGTCACTGAGGGTGACGCGCAGACCGTGGACGAGCGGCTCCTCCTCCTCTTCCGCCACGCCGACGACCTGGCCGACCCCATCGGGGGTGTCGCGGTCGAGGAGGCTGTCCGCGACCTCACTGCGCTCGGCGGCGTCCTCCTGACGTCGCTCGTCACACTCCTCGCCGTGGGGTACTTCCTCCTCGACGGGCGTCCGCGCGCCGCCGGATTTCTCGTCGCGTCCGTCCTCAGCGGCGTGGCCGTGACGTTCGCGCTCAAGTCGGGGTTCGACCGGCCGCGTCCAGACCTCGTCGCGCACCAGATGGAGGCGCTCTCGGCGAGCTTCCCGAGCGGGCACTCGGCGACGGCGGCCGTGGTCTACCTCACGCTCGGAGCCCTTCTGGCGCGGGCGCTCCCGCGGCGGCGGCTGAAGGTGTACGTCGTGGCGACGGCCGTCGTGGTGACGCTCGCCATCGGGATCAGCCGCATCTATCTCGGCGTCCACTGGCCGACGGACGTGCTGGCAGGCTGGACGATAGGCGCGGCGTGGGCCCTCGCGGCATGGCTCGTCGAGCGGTACTTCCGGCGGCGCGGGTGGATCGAGCGGGGCAGTACGCTCGTCTGA
- a CDS encoding mechanosensitive ion channel family protein codes for MRALLHRYLDDELLARSVLGATVEEWLLLVAALVVTALLMLGARALIHWRIRRTSDRETLWVEQVITNVLVRTRGYFLFALALYLAARITGWDERGLAWTAGLLTLAALLQSGRWITGLITLWMERYKAEKLEADAAAVTSMQAVSFLSRLVVWAVIGLMLLDNLGIDVTALVAGLGIGGIAIGLAVQNILGDLFASLSIVLDKPFVIGDTLAVGTDFGTVEHIGLKSTRLRSLSGEQIVFSNGDLLASRVRNYRRMVERRVVFTFGVTYDTPHATLQAIPGLVRDAVEREAPDLPRLRFDRAHFKAFGDSSLDFEVVYHVLDSDYGRYMDAQQAINLGLVAAFEERGIDFAFPTRTLHIATAEIATAETAGRRLTPVTGPSDAPATSAP; via the coding sequence ATGCGCGCGCTCCTGCACCGATACCTCGACGACGAACTCCTCGCCCGCTCCGTGCTCGGCGCGACGGTCGAGGAGTGGCTGCTGCTCGTCGCCGCGCTCGTCGTCACGGCACTCCTGATGCTCGGGGCACGGGCGCTGATCCACTGGCGCATCCGCCGCACGTCTGACCGCGAGACGCTCTGGGTCGAGCAGGTCATCACGAACGTCTTGGTGCGCACGCGGGGGTATTTCCTCTTCGCGCTCGCGCTCTACCTCGCCGCCCGCATTACCGGATGGGACGAGCGCGGGCTGGCGTGGACGGCGGGCCTGCTGACCCTCGCCGCCCTCCTTCAGTCGGGCCGGTGGATCACCGGGCTGATCACGCTCTGGATGGAGCGCTACAAGGCCGAGAAGCTGGAGGCCGACGCCGCGGCCGTGACGAGTATGCAGGCCGTCAGCTTCCTCTCGCGCCTCGTCGTATGGGCGGTGATCGGGCTGATGCTGCTCGACAACCTCGGCATCGACGTGACGGCGCTCGTGGCCGGGCTGGGCATCGGCGGGATCGCGATCGGCCTCGCCGTGCAGAACATCCTCGGCGACCTCTTCGCCTCGCTCTCGATCGTGCTCGACAAGCCGTTCGTGATCGGGGACACGCTCGCCGTCGGGACGGACTTCGGGACGGTCGAGCACATCGGGCTGAAGTCGACCCGGCTGCGGAGCCTGTCCGGCGAGCAGATCGTGTTCTCGAACGGCGACCTCCTGGCGAGCCGCGTGCGGAACTACCGCCGGATGGTCGAGCGCCGCGTCGTCTTCACTTTCGGCGTCACCTACGACACCCCCCACGCCACGCTCCAGGCGATCCCCGGCCTCGTCCGCGACGCCGTCGAGCGGGAGGCCCCGGACCTGCCACGCCTCCGGTTCGACCGCGCCCACTTCAAGGCGTTCGGCGACTCCTCGCTCGACTTCGAGGTGGTCTACCACGTCCTCGACTCCGACTACGGCCGCTACATGGACGCGCAGCAGGCGATCAACCTCGGGCTCGTCGCGGCCTTCGAAGAGCGGGGGATCGATTTCGCCTTCCCCACGCGGACGCTCCACATCGCGACGGCGGAGATCGCGACGGCGGAGACGGCGGGCCGCCGTCTCACGCCTGTCACCGGCCCTTCCGATGCGCCCGCCACGTCTGCTCCCTGA
- a CDS encoding serine hydrolase codes for MSTSTRAQDAPLSARDSDPLEMGWMQGSPPPADKLLSAADGSFFEFPALRWSVAHMRQFLPTVDVSRGLGAPVPLAYALDGSIDAVTFMPWGADEPMTWEASLWENYTDGILVLHRGRIVYERYFAALTAEGQHAAMSVTKSLTGMMAATLAAEGILDPSEPVTAYVPELEGSAFGEATVREVMDMTTALDYSEDYADPNAEVWQYAVASNPLPQPAGYTGPVGTLSYLQTLEPHGEPGRVFAYKTPNADALGWIVKRASGKSVADLLSERAWSRLGMEQSAYFQVDAQGTPVAGGGFSAGLRDMGRFGELVRNEGMWRGEQVLPRLAIADIRQGGSKEAFAASDHPALPGWSYRNMWWITHNEQGAFAARGVHGQTIYIDPTAEMVIVRFASHPVAGNAANDATSLPAYHAIAEYLMAQDEE; via the coding sequence ATGTCCACGTCCACCCGTGCCCAAGACGCGCCCCTCTCCGCCCGTGACAGCGATCCGCTGGAGATGGGGTGGATGCAGGGTTCCCCTCCGCCCGCCGACAAGCTTCTGAGCGCGGCCGACGGGTCGTTCTTCGAGTTCCCGGCACTGCGGTGGAGCGTAGCCCACATGCGGCAGTTCCTGCCCACCGTCGACGTGTCGCGAGGGCTGGGTGCGCCGGTCCCCCTAGCGTACGCCCTCGACGGTAGCATCGACGCCGTCACGTTCATGCCCTGGGGGGCTGACGAGCCGATGACGTGGGAGGCCTCGCTGTGGGAGAACTACACCGACGGCATCCTGGTCCTCCACCGGGGGCGGATCGTCTACGAGCGGTACTTCGCCGCGCTCACAGCGGAAGGACAGCACGCGGCGATGTCTGTCACGAAGTCGCTCACCGGAATGATGGCGGCCACGCTCGCCGCCGAGGGCATCCTCGATCCGTCCGAGCCGGTGACCGCCTACGTTCCCGAACTCGAAGGCTCGGCGTTCGGCGAGGCCACGGTCCGCGAGGTCATGGATATGACCACGGCGCTCGACTACAGCGAGGATTACGCAGACCCCAACGCCGAAGTCTGGCAGTACGCCGTCGCCAGCAACCCGCTTCCCCAACCCGCCGGGTACACGGGTCCGGTCGGGACCCTGAGTTACCTCCAGACCCTCGAGCCACACGGGGAGCCCGGTCGAGTCTTCGCCTACAAGACGCCCAACGCGGACGCGCTCGGGTGGATCGTCAAGCGCGCCTCCGGGAAGTCCGTGGCCGATCTCCTCTCAGAGCGGGCATGGAGCCGTCTCGGGATGGAGCAGTCGGCCTACTTCCAGGTGGACGCTCAGGGCACGCCTGTGGCTGGGGGCGGATTCAGCGCCGGGCTCCGGGACATGGGCCGCTTCGGCGAGCTCGTTCGGAACGAAGGGATGTGGCGCGGCGAGCAGGTACTGCCCCGCCTCGCGATCGCCGACATCCGGCAGGGCGGAAGTAAAGAGGCGTTCGCGGCCTCGGATCACCCGGCCCTCCCAGGCTGGTCCTACCGCAACATGTGGTGGATCACCCACAACGAGCAAGGAGCGTTCGCCGCACGAGGCGTCCACGGGCAAACGATCTACATCGACCCGACAGCCGAAATGGTGATCGTCCGCTTCGCCTCGCATCCCGTTGCCGGGAACGCTGCGAACGATGCGACCTCGCTGCCCGCCTACCACGCCATCGCCGAGTACCTCATGGCCCAAGACGAAGAGTGA
- a CDS encoding PepSY domain-containing protein, producing MQNESQKKPTIETVRKRGALLLVLAALILIPATVVYGQQLIDGADDCGPITGTIEVADDAPRATMMELARVTEAQARDAALAAISGMSADNVMDVDLDEEDGYLVYEVDLERDRVEHEVTVDAGSGEVLCTEQD from the coding sequence ATGCAGAACGAATCCCAGAAGAAGCCGACCATCGAGACCGTACGGAAGCGCGGCGCGCTCCTCCTCGTGCTCGCGGCCCTCATCCTCATCCCTGCTACCGTCGTCTACGGGCAACAGCTCATAGACGGAGCCGACGACTGCGGCCCCATCACCGGCACAATCGAGGTCGCCGACGACGCGCCGCGCGCAACGATGATGGAGCTCGCCCGCGTCACCGAGGCGCAGGCCCGCGACGCCGCCCTCGCCGCCATCTCCGGCATGAGTGCCGACAACGTCATGGATGTCGACCTCGACGAGGAGGACGGCTACCTCGTCTACGAGGTGGACCTCGAGCGCGACCGCGTCGAGCACGAAGTCACCGTCGACGCCGGCAGCGGCGAGGTGCTCTGCACCGAGCAGGACTAA
- a CDS encoding MliC family protein, which translates to MPPQETLRDYTYRCDSPDGPFTFRIRTGPGEIAIWLPERFEGPRGTYRVLGQVRAASGVKYQDGPVTVWTKGLDEALLEVDGEEFLSCRRNAQREPWVEAERLGVDFRAIGQEPGWHLEIREGERITFVYAYGDRSAIMPAPEPERTSDATVYHAETEAHDLTVTITTDPCTDTMSGERLLATVVVELDGETFRGCGRSLR; encoded by the coding sequence ATGCCACCCCAGGAGACCCTCCGCGACTACACCTACCGCTGCGACAGCCCCGACGGCCCCTTCACCTTCCGCATCCGCACCGGGCCGGGGGAGATCGCGATCTGGCTGCCGGAGCGCTTCGAGGGCCCCCGCGGGACGTACCGCGTGCTCGGCCAGGTCCGCGCGGCGAGCGGCGTGAAGTACCAGGACGGTCCTGTGACGGTCTGGACGAAGGGGCTTGATGAGGCCCTGCTCGAAGTCGACGGGGAGGAATTCCTGAGCTGCCGTCGCAACGCGCAGCGTGAGCCGTGGGTGGAGGCGGAGCGCCTCGGCGTGGACTTCCGCGCCATCGGGCAGGAGCCGGGCTGGCACCTCGAAATCCGCGAAGGCGAACGCATCACGTTCGTCTACGCCTATGGCGACCGCAGCGCCATCATGCCTGCGCCGGAACCGGAGCGGACGAGCGATGCGACCGTCTACCACGCCGAGACCGAGGCGCACGACCTCACCGTCACCATCACCACCGATCCGTGCACCGACACGATGAGCGGCGAGCGCCTCCTAGCGACCGTCGTGGTCGAGCTCGATGGTGAGACGTTCCGCGGCTGCGGACGCTCGCTGCGCTGA
- a CDS encoding LysR family transcriptional regulator: MELRHLRYFVAVAEELHFGRAAERSCVAQPTLSQQIRTFEDEIGARLFERSRRNVALTPVGEVLLPHARRVLAEATRAEAAVRAVAEGRAGSLRIGYEAPIMRDGLAEAIRTFRADVPGVTLNFWETGSREQTEAVREGQADVGLVLLPIDERGVEVRMLGEAPILVVLPEDHRLAGCDTVALAELADEPQIAWARAPAPEVYDAYLRASQEAGFVPHVVQEIRHVESLLGLVAAGVGVGTMHAARVQPGYPGVVYARLVEPTLTIETGVVWRRGDESPLLARFLSAVEEVAE; encoded by the coding sequence ATGGAACTCCGCCACCTCCGCTACTTCGTCGCCGTCGCTGAGGAACTGCACTTCGGCCGGGCCGCAGAGCGGTCGTGCGTCGCCCAGCCCACGCTGAGCCAGCAGATCCGGACATTCGAGGACGAAATCGGCGCTCGCCTGTTCGAGCGGTCGCGGCGGAATGTCGCGCTCACACCCGTCGGAGAAGTCCTTCTCCCCCACGCCCGCCGTGTGCTGGCCGAGGCCACGCGCGCCGAGGCGGCGGTCCGGGCGGTGGCCGAGGGGCGGGCGGGCTCGCTCCGAATCGGCTACGAGGCCCCGATCATGCGCGACGGGCTGGCCGAGGCGATCCGGACGTTCCGGGCTGACGTGCCCGGCGTGACCCTGAACTTCTGGGAGACTGGGAGCCGAGAGCAGACCGAGGCCGTGCGCGAGGGGCAGGCCGATGTTGGGCTCGTGCTCCTACCCATCGACGAGCGGGGCGTCGAGGTCCGAATGCTGGGCGAGGCTCCGATTCTGGTGGTGCTTCCCGAGGACCACCGCTTGGCAGGCTGCGATACGGTGGCGCTGGCCGAGTTGGCCGACGAGCCGCAGATCGCGTGGGCGCGGGCACCGGCCCCCGAGGTCTACGACGCCTATCTCCGAGCGAGCCAGGAGGCCGGCTTCGTGCCGCACGTGGTCCAGGAGATCCGGCACGTCGAGAGCCTGCTCGGGCTCGTGGCCGCAGGCGTCGGTGTCGGCACGATGCACGCGGCCCGTGTCCAGCCGGGGTATCCGGGGGTGGTGTACGCCCGACTCGTCGAGCCCACGCTCACGATTGAGACCGGCGTCGTGTGGCGTCGGGGCGACGAGTCGCCGCTGCTCGCACGCTTCCTGAGCGCGGTCGAGGAGGTCGCGGAGTAG
- a CDS encoding HAMP domain-containing sensor histidine kinase: MSSARPDEQARPNRPRWIDRARQAGRRNALGLRLTLGYALLFALSAAVLFGLTYALLGSILRQQDDALVETQLRAAEQAYARDGLAGVRRIAASLRGDDRGEELLFRIADSENRTLLLVPPDEWEPADLVELERLQPVPGERIRLWSDEEEQEVEVVTRLLVGGGSASDLLGGFLQVGISSDERDDVLESFPRVFLIITIPLLLFALLGGAFMAHRALRPIRRLVTTLDAIVATGDVRERAPAPAEQGEFADLFRLFNRMLDRIEALVGRLRGTLDDVAHDLRTPLTRVRSAADLALQRERGGGAYREALAQVLAATETASATLDAIMDVAEAESGAMRLDLEPVPVSELVHDVVGFYDLAAEEKGVRLETRLDQAVTVTVDRSRMRQALANLIDNAVKYTPPGGHVTVEAERVEVGRESEEVRIAVRDTGPGIPDEDAERIWERHYRGEGARHERGLGLGLSLVRAVVESHGGRVEVQSRPGEGSAFVVCLPGGSAA; this comes from the coding sequence ATGTCCTCCGCACGTCCTGACGAACAGGCCCGCCCGAACCGGCCACGCTGGATCGACCGGGCACGGCAGGCAGGGCGGCGGAACGCGCTCGGCCTCCGACTCACGCTCGGCTACGCGCTCCTCTTCGCGCTCAGCGCCGCCGTCCTTTTCGGGCTCACCTACGCCCTGCTCGGGAGCATCCTCCGTCAGCAGGACGACGCGCTCGTGGAGACACAGCTCCGCGCAGCCGAGCAGGCCTACGCCCGCGACGGGCTGGCCGGCGTCCGCCGCATCGCTGCATCGCTTCGGGGCGACGACCGCGGCGAGGAGCTCCTCTTCCGCATCGCCGACAGCGAGAACCGCACGCTGCTGCTCGTGCCGCCGGACGAGTGGGAGCCGGCGGACCTCGTAGAGCTGGAGCGGCTCCAGCCCGTGCCCGGCGAGCGCATCCGGCTGTGGAGCGACGAGGAGGAGCAAGAGGTCGAGGTCGTCACGCGCCTGCTCGTTGGGGGCGGCTCGGCTAGCGATCTCCTCGGAGGATTCCTGCAAGTAGGCATCAGTTCCGACGAGCGCGACGACGTGCTGGAGTCGTTCCCCCGCGTGTTCCTCATCATCACGATTCCGCTCCTGCTCTTCGCCCTCCTCGGCGGCGCGTTCATGGCGCACCGCGCGCTCCGGCCCATCCGTCGCCTCGTCACCACGCTCGACGCGATCGTCGCCACGGGCGACGTGCGGGAGCGCGCCCCGGCCCCGGCCGAGCAGGGGGAGTTCGCCGACCTCTTCCGCCTCTTCAACCGGATGCTCGACCGGATCGAGGCGCTCGTCGGCCGCCTGCGGGGCACGCTCGACGACGTGGCCCACGACCTCCGCACGCCGCTGACCCGGGTGCGCTCTGCGGCCGACCTCGCCCTCCAGCGCGAGCGCGGCGGTGGCGCCTACCGCGAGGCGCTCGCGCAGGTGCTGGCCGCGACCGAAACCGCCTCGGCCACGCTCGACGCCATCATGGACGTAGCCGAGGCCGAGTCCGGGGCGATGCGGCTCGACCTCGAACCGGTACCCGTGTCGGAGCTCGTCCACGACGTCGTGGGCTTCTACGACCTCGCGGCCGAGGAGAAGGGCGTGCGTCTGGAAACACGGCTGGACCAGGCGGTGACGGTGACCGTAGACCGGAGCCGAATGCGGCAGGCCCTCGCCAACCTCATCGACAACGCCGTGAAGTACACGCCGCCGGGCGGGCACGTCACCGTCGAGGCCGAGCGCGTCGAGGTCGGGCGAGAGAGCGAGGAGGTCCGCATCGCCGTGCGCGACACCGGCCCCGGCATCCCGGACGAGGACGCAGAACGGATTTGGGAGCGGCACTACCGGGGCGAGGGCGCGCGGCACGAGCGAGGGCTCGGCCTCGGGCTCAGCCTGGTCCGCGCCGTCGTCGAGTCGCACGGGGGACGCGTGGAGGTGCAGAGCCGTCCGGGCGAAGGCTCCGCGTTCGTGGTCTGCCTCCCCGGCGGAAGCGCTGCCTGA
- a CDS encoding NUDIX hydrolase — MRTRAGVEQVAAIPYRCRGGSVEVLLVTSRTNGRWIVPKGNVEVDVGPRGTARLEAFEEGGVDGAVAPAPIGRYRHDDEPDAPFVEAYLLRVHTELDEWPEDGERARRWLPLRVAAERVDVEGLRPLLHRVAAHLEASPGTTSTSP, encoded by the coding sequence ATGCGTACCCGAGCGGGCGTCGAGCAGGTCGCGGCCATCCCGTACCGATGCCGAGGCGGCAGCGTCGAGGTGCTCCTCGTCACGAGCCGGACGAATGGGCGGTGGATCGTGCCGAAGGGGAACGTCGAGGTCGATGTGGGACCTCGGGGCACCGCCCGCCTCGAAGCCTTCGAAGAGGGCGGCGTAGACGGTGCGGTGGCACCGGCTCCCATCGGCCGGTACCGTCACGACGACGAACCCGACGCCCCGTTCGTGGAGGCGTACCTCCTCCGGGTTCATACGGAGCTGGATGAGTGGCCCGAGGACGGAGAGCGTGCGCGACGGTGGCTCCCCCTGCGCGTAGCTGCCGAGCGCGTGGACGTCGAGGGCCTCCGCCCCCTCCTGCACCGGGTCGCCGCTCACCTCGAAGCCTCCCCCGGCACGACCTCGACTTCGCCATGA
- a CDS encoding glucose 1-dehydrogenase, which translates to MKPTEHFNLKDHVAIVTGGGNGIGRACCRMLADYGAAVAVADLDLSDAEAVAEGIRGDGGRALAVRCDVTDDADRTGLVERAVAEFGGVHVLVNNAGGGGAGRESPTDISVEQFASVFALNVFSGWRLAQLCAPHMKRAGTGSIVNISSMASVNHSPAISAYASSKAAVNHMTANLAFDYGPTVRVNAVAPGAVRTDALASVLTPEIERRMLAHTPLERLGEVEDIAGAVLYFAAPISSWVSGQVLFVNGGGVQTLD; encoded by the coding sequence ATGAAACCGACTGAGCACTTCAACCTGAAAGACCATGTCGCCATCGTAACCGGCGGCGGCAACGGGATCGGCCGCGCCTGCTGCCGGATGCTGGCCGACTACGGGGCCGCCGTCGCCGTGGCCGACCTCGACCTGTCCGATGCCGAAGCCGTGGCTGAGGGGATTCGGGGGGATGGAGGCCGAGCCCTGGCCGTCCGCTGCGACGTGACCGACGATGCGGACCGGACGGGTCTGGTGGAACGGGCCGTCGCCGAGTTCGGTGGCGTCCACGTCCTCGTCAACAACGCGGGTGGCGGGGGAGCGGGACGCGAGAGCCCGACGGATATTTCGGTCGAGCAGTTCGCCTCGGTCTTCGCGCTCAACGTGTTCAGCGGGTGGCGGCTGGCGCAGCTCTGTGCGCCCCACATGAAGCGGGCGGGGACCGGCTCCATCGTCAACATCTCCTCGATGGCGTCGGTCAACCACAGCCCGGCCATCAGCGCCTACGCCTCGTCGAAGGCTGCCGTCAACCACATGACGGCGAACCTCGCCTTCGACTACGGCCCCACGGTCCGCGTCAACGCCGTCGCCCCCGGCGCGGTGCGGACCGATGCGCTCGCCTCCGTCCTCACGCCCGAGATCGAGCGCCGGATGCTGGCGCACACGCCGCTGGAGCGGCTCGGCGAGGTCGAGGACATCGCTGGGGCCGTGCTCTACTTCGCCGCCCCGATCTCGTCGTGGGTGAGCGGGCAGGTGCTCTTCGTCAACGGCGGCGGCGTGCAGACGCTGGATTGA
- a CDS encoding META domain-containing protein has protein sequence MRAPLVPALALLFFGLLAAGCAPSGSLGDAPDRAVGPTWQLVTLGTDAAGAEATLTFDSDGRVFGTTGCNRYFGTYELAPSGALALSNVGSTRMACPPAEMTQETRFLDALNGAERVVVEGDRLMLTASGGPQLTFQSMPSETADATLSGTVTYRPRIALPSNAVLSVRLLDVSRADAPSVTLAEERLETAGSQVPLPFSLDYDSADVHPRNRYVVRAEIFDADGVLLWTTDTAYPVVTQGAPKSEIEIVLTQVTEADIGGLVSRTWRLAEIREPSGVTISYEGEAPFTLSFGADGRYNGQADCNQYGGTFEATPGGTLRLSQGLSTLAACPNPSVSQDFFGVFNSASRYTLADGRLTLSSPEGGALVFQ, from the coding sequence ATGCGCGCGCCCCTCGTTCCTGCTCTCGCCCTGCTTTTCTTTGGCCTGCTAGCCGCTGGCTGTGCCCCATCCGGGTCCCTCGGAGACGCGCCGGACCGGGCCGTCGGCCCGACGTGGCAGCTCGTCACGCTCGGTACGGACGCCGCCGGGGCCGAGGCCACCCTCACCTTTGACTCCGACGGCCGCGTCTTCGGAACGACCGGCTGCAACCGCTACTTCGGCACCTACGAACTGGCCCCGAGCGGCGCGCTCGCGCTCTCGAACGTCGGCTCGACGCGGATGGCCTGCCCGCCGGCCGAGATGACGCAGGAGACCCGCTTTCTCGACGCCCTGAACGGGGCCGAGCGCGTCGTGGTCGAGGGTGACCGGCTCATGCTCACAGCGAGCGGTGGCCCCCAACTCACCTTCCAATCCATGCCCAGCGAAACCGCCGACGCCACGCTCAGCGGGACGGTCACCTACCGCCCCCGCATCGCGCTTCCCTCCAATGCCGTCCTCTCCGTACGCCTGCTCGACGTCAGCCGCGCCGACGCGCCGTCGGTCACGCTCGCCGAGGAGCGCCTCGAGACGGCCGGGAGCCAGGTCCCCCTCCCGTTCTCGCTCGACTACGATTCGGCCGATGTCCATCCACGCAACCGCTACGTCGTGAGGGCGGAGATCTTCGACGCCGACGGCGTGCTCCTCTGGACGACCGACACGGCGTACCCCGTCGTGACCCAGGGCGCGCCCAAGAGCGAAATTGAGATTGTGCTGACCCAGGTGACCGAGGCGGACATCGGCGGGCTCGTCAGCCGGACGTGGCGGCTCGCCGAGATCCGGGAGCCGAGCGGCGTCACGATCTCGTACGAGGGTGAGGCCCCGTTCACGCTCTCCTTCGGGGCCGACGGCCGGTACAACGGGCAAGCCGACTGCAACCAGTACGGCGGCACGTTCGAGGCCACGCCCGGGGGGACGCTCCGCCTCTCCCAGGGACTCTCGACGCTCGCCGCGTGCCCCAACCCGTCCGTCTCGCAGGACTTCTTCGGCGTCTTCAACAGCGCGAGCCGCTACACCCTGGCCGACGGGCGTCTGACGCTCAGCAGCCCCGAGGGCGGCGCGCTCGTGTTCCAGTGA